One Mycolicibacterium sp. TUM20985 genomic window, GGAATCACGGACCGCACGAGGATGTGTGCCAACAGGGGGCCAATCAGCTGCTGGAGCAGCAGTGGTACGGAAATGTCGCGGATGCGGCCCGCCCTTACGTGTCCCTCAAGCCATCCGCCAACACTGACCAGTGCACGCGGAAAGTATCGAACGAAGATCCGTGCCGTCGGCCCGCTCGGGTTGCCAAGCAAGTCGGCCAGCATCGCGGTGGCCACACGCGGCTCATCAGTCAGACTCGCAGCGATCGTCCGATAGAAGTCGGCCACGGTCTGCTCCAGATCTGCGGCCGGATCTGTGCACAGGCTCACCAGATCAATTAGTGGGCTGTACTGCTCATAGATCGCGGCGAACAGCCCATCGCGGGTGCCGAAGATCGCATACAGGCTGGGCACCGAGCAGCCCGCAGCCTCGGCGACTGCCTCGAGCGTGACCGTGGCCGGGCCGCGTCCACTCACCAGCCGGGCCCCGGCTTCAACGGCCCGTACCCGCACCGGCCGACCCCCCGGATCGATGCCGGCCGCGCGAACCGCTTCGTCCAACGCCCGTCGCGATCCACCCAGCCGCCGCAACAACGTGCTGCGAGAAACTCCAGCGGCCTGCGCAATGGTGTTCAGCGGGACGTCCGCCACACCCCTGCCGCACTGTTCTGCGGCGCGTATCGCTGCTGCCACGAGCTCCGGCGGCGCACCTAATTCATCAAGAGATGACATGCCACTAAGGTTAGCATATAGTTCGGTTCAGCGACGTCGACATCACCGGCGAGAACGGACGGTGCCATGGCCACCTCGGCTCCGCAAACGCGCAACCCACGCGACCTCCATCGAGCACGGCGGACCGTTTACCTTGCCGCTGGTGTCGCCGCCGTCATCGTTGCGACGGGTTACCCATTCCTCGGGGTGATCGCGATCGCGATCTGCGCCCTGTTTGCGGTCAGCTTCCTGCCATGGCGACTAACCACCTACGGCCGCCCCGCCGATCCGCCGCCCCTAATCGTGCCCTACCTAGTCGCTGTAATCCTCTTCATGATTCATGTCGGCGAGGAGTACCTCACCGACATATGGGATGCCTTCTCCAGGCTCGGCCAACCGATGTCGGAGCGCACGTTCTTCCTCGTCGCAGCCACCATCGCGCCGATCTTCTGGCTACTCGGCCTGATCCTGCTTTACCGACGAACGGAAATCGGCAATTGGATCACGTGGGTATTCGTCGTGGCCATGGCTGTCGTCGAGGCGTCCCACTTCATGTTCCCGTACCTGGACACCGGCCACTTCGGCTACTTTCCCGGCCTGTACACGTGTTTGCTACCGGTGGCCGCCGGCTGGCACCTCGGACTCCGGCTCTACCGCGCCAACGAACCACCGCGCGCAGCACGCGCCAAGCCCGCCTTCCTGTGGCTGCTCAAACACACCCTCAACCGAGCGACGAGCCGGGCGGCGCGCACCGGCCGTAGCCCGTTCTCCCTTGTCCGCCACGTCGGCCGCAAGACCGGCACGGCCTATGAAACCCCGCTCATCGTGGCCCGCGTCCCCGACGGCTTCGTCGCTGAACTCACCTACGGGCCCGATGTCTCCTGGTATCGCAACGTCGTCGCGGCCGGAGGCTGCGAGATCGTCGTGAAGGGCACTGACTATCACATCGCGGGCATCGAGCCCTACCCCGCCGAGGCCGGTATCCGCGCCTTCGGATACCCAGCGGCGTTCATCTTGAAAGTGTTTCGCCGCACCGAGTTCCGGCTCCTGAAAACAGCGACGCGGCCGGCGGAACCGGAGACACCATGAACACCGTTTCTCTCCTGGCCACAGCCTGCTACGTGATCGCGCGCTGTCCTGCTCGCCGCTCGAGCACCCCGTCGGCCTCCATGTCGCGGCCAGCTTCGTCCCATGAATCGCTTCTCAGACTCCAGTGATCGCCGCGGCCATCCGCTAAATCGGTCGCCTCGGCGGCCGTGTCTAGGGTGACGAAGCCAGAGGCCATCACTGCCACTGGGTGCGGGCTACCGCTTCGAACGAGGCGAGCTAAGTCGGCCCTGTAAGGCTTGAGGTGACGTCACGCGCTGCACCGAGTTATTGTCAAGACCTGTGGATGGGGTTGTTTCAGGCGACCTCCGTTTCGGTTGATTCGGCACCGGGTTCGGTCGGTGTGATGTCGATGGGGCGTTCCAGGAGCTTGCCTTTGTGGAACACCGCACCGGCACGGAACAGGGCGACCAGATGCGGTGCGTTCACTGCGCGCCACCGGGCCTGTGCCGCGTCGATCAGTTTGTAGGCCATCGCAATTCCGGCGGCACGGGAACCCGGACCTTTGGTGACCTTGGTCCGCAACCGCACCGTCGCGAACGTCGATTCGATCGGGTTGGTGGTGCGTAGATGAATCCAATGCTCGGCGGGATACCTATAGAACTCCAACAGCACGTCGGCATCGTCGACGATCTTCGCGACAGCCTTGGGGTACTTGGCGCCGTAGTCGACCTCAAAGGCCTTGATCGCCAACTGCGCATGGTCGATGTCCTCGGCGTTGTAGATCTCCTTGATCGCCGACAACGCAGCTGGATGCGCTGACTTCGGCAGCGCAGCAAGCACATTGCCCTGCTTGTGAAACCAGCACCGCTGCTCGCGGGTGGCTGGGAACACCTCCCGGACCGCCTTCCAGAAGCCCAGTGCACCGTCACCGACGGCCAGCACCGGGGCGGTCATCCCGCGGCGACGACACGACCGCAGCAGGTCAGCCCACGACTCGGTGGACTCCCGGTACCCGTCAGCCAGCGCGACGAGCTCCTTGCGGCCATCGGCGCGCACCCCGATCATCACCAGCAAGCAGAGCTTCTCCTGCTCGAGGCGGACCTTGAGGTGGATGCCATCAACCCACACGTAGACGTAATCGGTGCCCGAGAGATTCCGCTCCCCGAAGGCCTTCGCCTCGTCCTGCCATTGGGCGGTCAGCCGGGTGATCGTCGTCGCGGAGAGCCCCGCACTCGACCCCAGGAACTGCTCCAACGCTGGACCGAAGTCACTGGTCGACAACCCGTGCAGGTACAGCAGCGGCAACACCTCGCTCATCTGCGAAGACTTGCGCGCCCAGGCCGGCAGGATCGCCGAGGAGAACCGTTGCCGCTCACCGGTATCGGCGTCGATGCGCTTGTCGTTGACCCGCGGCGCCTTGACCTCGACCGCACCCGCAGCGGTCAGCACGTCCCG contains:
- a CDS encoding TetR/AcrR family transcriptional regulator, which codes for MSSLDELGAPPELVAAAIRAAEQCGRGVADVPLNTIAQAAGVSRSTLLRRLGGSRRALDEAVRAAGIDPGGRPVRVRAVEAGARLVSGRGPATVTLEAVAEAAGCSVPSLYAIFGTRDGLFAAIYEQYSPLIDLVSLCTDPAADLEQTVADFYRTIAASLTDEPRVATAMLADLLGNPSGPTARIFVRYFPRALVSVGGWLEGHVRAGRIRDISVPLLLQQLIGPLLAHILVRSVIPRGAEDAAELEQACAVFTTAFLRAVAVPASRQPDDLGEGQ
- a CDS encoding PNPOx family protein codes for the protein MATSAPQTRNPRDLHRARRTVYLAAGVAAVIVATGYPFLGVIAIAICALFAVSFLPWRLTTYGRPADPPPLIVPYLVAVILFMIHVGEEYLTDIWDAFSRLGQPMSERTFFLVAATIAPIFWLLGLILLYRRTEIGNWITWVFVVAMAVVEASHFMFPYLDTGHFGYFPGLYTCLLPVAAGWHLGLRLYRANEPPRAARAKPAFLWLLKHTLNRATSRAARTGRSPFSLVRHVGRKTGTAYETPLIVARVPDGFVAELTYGPDVSWYRNVVAAGGCEIVVKGTDYHIAGIEPYPAEAGIRAFGYPAAFILKVFRRTEFRLLKTATRPAEPETP
- a CDS encoding IS256 family transposase — its product is MLTVVQDGEEANGNEAGRQRSLLDEIVRDGARKMLAAALQAEVAAYVEQFADQLDADGRRLVVRNGYHHERDVLTAAGAVEVKAPRVNDKRIDADTGERQRFSSAILPAWARKSSQMSEVLPLLYLHGLSTSDFGPALEQFLGSSAGLSATTITRLTAQWQDEAKAFGERNLSGTDYVYVWVDGIHLKVRLEQEKLCLLVMIGVRADGRKELVALADGYRESTESWADLLRSCRRRGMTAPVLAVGDGALGFWKAVREVFPATREQRCWFHKQGNVLAALPKSAHPAALSAIKEIYNAEDIDHAQLAIKAFEVDYGAKYPKAVAKIVDDADVLLEFYRYPAEHWIHLRTTNPIESTFATVRLRTKVTKGPGSRAAGIAMAYKLIDAAQARWRAVNAPHLVALFRAGAVFHKGKLLERPIDITPTEPGAESTETEVA